A single genomic interval of Buteo buteo chromosome 20, bButBut1.hap1.1, whole genome shotgun sequence harbors:
- the TMEM170B gene encoding transmembrane protein 170B, whose translation MKVEAGDNSMINLSVQQVLSLWAHGTVLRNLTEMWYWVFLWALFSSLFVHGAVGVLMFVMLQRHRQGRLISVIVVSIGFLGSITGAMITSAAVAGIYRVAGKNMAPLEALVFGVGQTVLTLIISFSRILATL comes from the exons ATGAAGGTGGAAGCGGGAGACAACTCCATGATCAACCTGTCGGTGCAGCAAGTGCTGAGTCTGTGGGCGCACGGCACCGTCCTCCGCAACCTCACCG aaatgtggTACTGGGTTTTCCTCTGggctctcttctcctctctctttgTCCATGGTGCTGTGGGAGTATTAATGTTTGTGATGCTGCAGAGGCATAGGCAGGGGAGGCTGATATCTGTCATTGTGGTCAGCATTGGATTTCTGGGTTCTATAACTGGAGCAATGATAACCA GTGCTGCAGTAGCTGGAATTTACAGAGTAGCAGGAAAGAATATGGCTCCCTTAGAAGCTCTTGTCTTTGGCGTTGGACAGACAGTACTGACATTAATTATCTCGTTTTCAAGAATTCTTGCAACACTTTGA